The following are encoded in a window of Colletotrichum lupini chromosome 3, complete sequence genomic DNA:
- a CDS encoding MIF4G domain-containing protein: MPPKPLALPTQLLKQIGAPDQSATSRSNPRWKSQGQNRKDRRKADRQSKKQRQTTRTTTSRDHIVQIQGPISNHGKGNDGKRPLDEPEEPRSPAPKKRKREQISKYQDEDDNDDSEKPLVLNHPSRAVQERLAKDDAEIEQLERKLGLKKGRKSIPKAFKDDGLDDLLGDLNDGNESDEGSHRVKSEADAWLAAKRRKAIQVQAKIRSITGSDDDDDEPGFTDEGVSDEENDEDDEDEDGIFMEDQGDSDDQGSLGDFDSEDEEPVQESKPIRENPYLPPVSAGTQLPKYIPPSLRARSGGDADLEAQIRRKLQGPVNRVTEANLVSIVGEIDRIYQDNPRGHTNNILTGLLMAQICDPTSKPDTLLVLSAGFVAALYKVIGIDFAAHFLTTAVERFQDERDKAIVAVNEDRIPTKETSNLLTVLAEMYMFRVVGSNLIFDFVRLLLEDLSELNAELLLRIVRVSGPQLRKDDPLALKDIVSLIRPAVAKIGESNLTVRTRFMVETISDLKNNKVKAGAQDLAILGEHVTRMRKVLGSLDAQKLKASEPLRIGLKDIENADKTGKWWLVGASWAGQDTRAANKDKERSAIAGDVDDMVVADADDLATHDYTQLAREQGMNTDVRRAIFIALVAAADYRDAYMRILKLRLNKYNRREVPNVLLQCSGAQQHYNPFYTLVSKKFCTDSRIKHAFQDSLWTLFRRLGEPLFGEEAEEEDEEGVDDRRLINTAKMMGSLVADGSVSLGILKPLNLAYVREKTSLFVEVMLITVLQECSHVKGKSLEQALGVCFGSGLTPALARSVGYFLRKKVRATDLVGGKKETRKVKEACKMAEALLEKPDMGEDA; this comes from the coding sequence ATGCCTCCAAAGCCGCTCGCCTTACCCACACAGCTCCTGAAACAGATCGGTGCGCCGGATCAATCTGCCACCTCAAGATCTAATCCTCGTTGGAAGAGCCAGGGACAGAACAGAAAAGATCGACGGAAAGCCGACAGGCAGTCCAAAAAGCAGCGGCAGACAACAAGAACAACAACATCGCGGGACCACATTGTACAGATCCAAGGTCCTATCAGTAACCACGGAAAGGGCAATGATGGCAAACGTCCTCTCGACGAACCAGAGGAGCCACGCAGCCCAGCCCCGAAAAAGCGCAAGCGGGAGCAAATCAGCAAATACCAAGACGAAGACGACAACGATGACTCCGAGAAGCCTTTAGTATTGAATCACCCGTCTCGCGCCGTGCAAGAAAGGCTGGCCAAAGATGACGCCGAAATCGAGCAGCTTGAGCGTAAATTAGGATTGAAGAAGGGTCGGAAGTCCATCCCCAAGGCTTTCAAGGACGACGGACTCGATGATTTGCTTGGCGATCTCAACGACGGCAACGAATCGGACGAAGGAAGCCACAGAGTCAAGAGCGAGGCCGATGCATGGCTTGCGGCAAAACGAAGGAAAGCGATCCAGGTCCAAGCAAAAATCAGGTCTATAACGGGaagcgacgacgacgatgatgagcCGGGGTTTACAGACGAAGGGGTATCAGATGAAGAAAAtgacgaagacgacgaggacgaagaTGGAATTTTCATGGAAGATCAGGGCGACTCTGATGACCAGGGCTCACTGGGAGATTTCGACTCCGAAGATGAGGAGCCTGTCCAGGAATCCAAACCTATCAGAGAGAACCCATATCTCCCACCAGTCTCAGCTGGCACGCAGCTTCCCAAGTATATCCCTCCGTCGTTGCGAGCACGATCAGGCGGCGATGCAGATCTTGAGGCTCAGATCCGAAGGAAGCTGCAGGGTCCTGTCAACAGGGTCACTGAAGCAAACTTGGTATCCATTGTTGGTGAGATCGACAGGATATATCAGGACAATCCAAGGGGCCACACCAACAATATCTTGACAGGCTTGCTGATGGCTCAAATTTGCGATCCTACAAGCAAGCCCGATACGCTACTCGTCCTGTCAGCCGGCTTCGTTGCTGCTCTCTACAAAGTCATTGGTATCGATTTCGCCGCGCATTTCCTTACCACGGCTGTGGAGCGTTTCCAGGATGAGAGGGACAAAGCAATAGTAGCGGTCAACGAAGACCGCATACCGACGAAGGAGACATCTAATCTCCTCACCGTGCTTGCGGAGATGTACATGTTCCGTGTCGTCGGCAGCAACCTGATATTCGACTTTGTGCGCCTCCTTCTCGAGGATTTATCGGAACTGAATGCCGAGCTCTTACTGCGGATTGTTCGCGTATCAGGCCCTCAACTACGAAAGGACGATCCGTTGGCGCTGAAAGATATCGTCAGTTTGATTCGTCCTGCGGTAGCCAAAATTGGGGAGAGCAACCTGACGGTTCGCACCAGGTTTATGGTCGAGACCATCAGTGACCTcaagaataataaggtcaAGGCTGGCGCACAGGATCTGGCCATTCTTGGTGAGCATGTCACGCGCATGAGAAAGGTTCTGGGTTCTCTTGACGCGCAAAAGCTCAAGGCATCAGAGCCCCTTCGCATCGGTCTGAAGGATATCGAGAACGCAGACAAGACGGGCAAATGGTGGCTGGTGGGAGCCAGCTGGGCAGGCCAGGATACACGAGCGGCAAATAAGGATAAGGAGAGAAGCGCGATCGCAGGAGATGTTGACGATATGGTGGTTGCAGATGCTGACGATCTGGCGACTCACGATTACACGCAATTGGCACGAGAGCAAGGAATGAACACTGATGTTCGACGAGCCATCTTTATCGCGCTAGTTGCGGCTGCCGACTATCGGGACGCGTACATGCGTATTCTCAAGCTACGACTCAACAAATACAACAGACGCGAGGTGCCAAATGTCCTTCTCCAGTGCTCAGGAGCACAGCAACACTACAATCCTTTCTACACATTGGTATCCAAAAAGTTCTGCACCGATTCACGGATCAAGCATGCATTTCAGGATAGCTTGTGGACGCTATTCCGCAGACTTGGTGAGCCTCTGTTTGGAGAGGAGGCcgaggaggaagacgagGAGGGGGTAGACGACCGACGTCTCATCAACACTGCTAAGATGATGGGAAGCTTAGTTGCTGACGGCTCTGTCAGTCTTGGGATTCTCAAACCACTCAATCTGGCTTACGTCAGGGAGAAGACCAGCTTGTTCGTCGAGGTAATGCTCATCACTGTGCTTCAAGAGTGCAGTCACGTGAAGGGCAAGAGCCTGGAGCAAGCCCTTGGAGTATGCTTCGGCAGTGGGTTGACGCCAGCCCTCGCGAGGAGCGTAGGCTATTTCTTGCGCAAAAAGGTCCGGGCTACAGACCTTGTTGGCGGCAAGAAAGAGACTAGAAAAGTCAAGGAGGCGTGTAAGATGGCAGAGGCGTTGCTAGAAAAGCCAGACATGGGCGAAGATGCGTAA